A genomic window from Emys orbicularis isolate rEmyOrb1 chromosome 8, rEmyOrb1.hap1, whole genome shotgun sequence includes:
- the ZMAT2 gene encoding zinc finger matrin-type protein 2 → MASGSGTKNLDFRRKWDKDEYEKLAEKRLTEEREKKDGKPVQPVKRELLRHRDYKVDLESKLGKTIVITKTTPQSEMGGYYCNVCDCVVKDSINFLDHINGKKHQRNLGMSMRVERSTLDQVKKRFEVNKKKMEEKQKDYDFEERMKELREEEEKAKAYKKEKQREKKRRAEEDLTFEEDDEMAAVMGFSGFGSTKKTH, encoded by the exons ACTAAAAACCTGGACTTCCGTCGGAAGTGGGATAAAGATGAATATGAGAAACTTGCAGAGAAACGGCTCacggaagagagagagaagaaagatg GCAAACCGGTTCAGCCTGTCAAGAGGGAACTTCTGCGGCACCGAGACTATAAAGTGGATCTGGAATCCAAGCTGGGGAAAACCATTGTCATCACCAAAACTACCCCTCAGTCAGAGATGGGAGG aTATTACTGTAATGTATGTGACTGTGTGGTGAAAGACTCCATCAACTTCTTGGATCATATCAATGGCAAAAAGC ATCAGAGGAATCTGGGCATGTCCATGAGGGTGGAGCGCTCCACACTAGATCAAGTGAAGAAACGCTTTGAAGTGAACAAGAAGAAAATGGAGGAGAAACAAAAGGATTATGACTTTGAGGAGAGGATGAAGGAGCTCAGAGAGGAG GAGGAAAAGGCCAAAGCCTATAAGAaggaaaaacagagagagaagaagagaagGGCAGAGGAAGACTTGACATTTGAAGAGGATGATGAAATGGCAGCTGTGATGGGTTTCTCTGGCTTTGGCTCTACCAAGAAGACTCACTGA